The following proteins are co-located in the Macaca thibetana thibetana isolate TM-01 chromosome 6, ASM2454274v1, whole genome shotgun sequence genome:
- the LOC126957092 gene encoding prothymosin alpha-like, with translation MGSPACPTMSEAAVDTSSEITTKDLKEKKEVVEEAENGRDAPANGNANEENGEQEADNEVDEEEEEGGEEEEEEEEGDGEEEDGDEDEEAESATGKRAAEDHEDDDVDTKKQKTDEDD, from the coding sequence ATGGGATCACCGGCGTGCCCCACCATGTCAGAGGCAGCCGTAGACACCAGCTCCGAAATCACCACCAAGGACttaaaggagaagaaggaagttgtggaagaggcagaaaatggaagagaCGCCCCTGCTAACGGGAATGCTAATGAGGAAAATGGGGAGCAAGAGGCTGACAATGAGGtagatgaagaagaggaagaaggtggggaggaagaggaggaggaagaagaaggtgatggtgaggaagaggatggagatgaagatgaggaagctgagtcaGCTACGGGCAAGCGGGCAGCTGAAGATCATGAGGATGACGATGTTGATACCAAGAAGCAGAAGACCGACGAGGATGACTAg